Proteins co-encoded in one Apus apus isolate bApuApu2 unplaced genomic scaffold, bApuApu2.pri.cur manual_scaffold_111_ctg1, whole genome shotgun sequence genomic window:
- the CSF1 gene encoding macrophage colony-stimulating factor 1 isoform X1: MPRLGAKVCLLRCTLLSSLLLLLLCSIHETEQNSYCQQIITEKHLAELEELADTQMQHPGKVSFKFINKMQLNDSVCYVKAAFPLLGKILQQTEFKENSSNAKKMQMVRRMYSRIDENVDPCIRDEDDEERKLSQMCFEEFTTSPYEMLVLVKEFFQDINQLLQNQETFEKDCSQVYRRTCVGPRKAGSSPGVGTDPDCNCLSPALPSATQPSLPAAAHAGSEVAPTSTQVPYSLLHATLAGLDALSQPLGSTDGGSGTGEVPAAGLGDPAPVPPPGMQQRDPTDGAQALQDPAGTLSLAPADVPILPGDGELVEGDTEVVAGHPLLQHPTQKQGAPILPEHPGGLRTTASPSAGARIRPAVAAEPVTQLRFTRMAPGLGRDRAPGNPGIGARGRGWGLSRLREPQDGGAGPSFDSGFVLSAEQRRKEPPLREGRREPLIYITVASVVAVLLAMGGLLFYKYKSRVLERSLEDGDCDPEEPERRALQGARECPELETQDL, from the exons GCTGACACCCAGATGCAGCACCCGGGCAAGGTCTCCTTCAAGTTCATCAATAAGATGCAGTTG AACGACTCCGTCTGCTACgtgaaagctgcttttcctctgctgggCAAGATCCTGCAGCAAACAGAATTCAAGGAGAACTCCTCCAACGCCAAGAAGATGCAGATGGTGCGCAGGATGTACAGCCGCATCGACGAGAACGTTGACCCCTGCATCAGGGATGAGGATGATGAGGAGAGGAAG CTCTCACAAATGTGCTTCGAGGAGTTCACCACCTCCCCCTACGAGATGCTGGTGCTGGTGAAGGAGTTTTTCCAGGACATCAACCAGCTCCTGCAAAACCAAGAGACCTTTGAGAAAGATTGCAGCCAGGTCTACCGCAGGACCTGCGTGGgacccaggaaggctggatccTCACCAG gTGTGGGGACAGATCCCGACTGCAATtgcctgtcccctgccctcccttctgccacccagccctccctccctgctgccgCCCATGCTGGCAGCGAGGTGGCACCCACTAGCACCCAGGTCCCTTACAGCCTCCTCCACGCCACCCTCGCTGGTTTAGACGCCCTGTCCCAGCCCCTCGGTAGCACGGACGGTGGCTCAGGGACCGGGGAGGTCCCGGCAGCTGGGCTAGGTGACCCTGCACCGGTGCCACCCCCCGGGATGCAGCAGAGAGATCCGACCGACGGCGCCCAAGCCCTCCAAGATCCAGCTGGGACACTCAGCCTGGCGCCAGCGGATGTCCCCATCCTGCCTGGGGATGGAGAGCTGGTGGAGGGGGACACTGAAGTGGTGGCCGGccaccccctgctgcagcacccgACCCAGAAGCAGGGAGCACCCATCCTCCCGGAGCATCCCGGCGGGCTCAGGACCACAGCATCCCCCAGCGCCGGAGCCAGGATCCGTCCCGCCGTGGCAGCTGAGCCTGTCACCCAGCTCCGTTTCACCAGGAtggccccggggctggggcgggaCCGAGCTCCGGGAAACCCCGGGATCGGGGCGAGGGGGCGCGGCTGGGGGCTGAGCCGGCTGCGGGAGCCCCAGGACGGAGGGGCCGGGCCCAGTTTTGACTCTGGCTTTGTTCTGAGCGCAGAGCAGCGCAGGAAGGAGCCGCCCCTCAGGGAAGGTCGCCGGGAGCCCCTCATTTACATCACGGTGGCCAGCGTGGTGGCTGTCTTGCTAGCCATGGGAGGGCTGCTCTTCTACAAGTATAAATCCAGG GTCCTGGAGCGGTCGCTGGAAGATGGAGACTGTGACCCCGAGGAGCCAGAGAGGAG GGCACTACAGGGAGCAAGGGAATGTCCAGAGCTGGAGACTCAGGACCTCTAA